From one Aquicella siphonis genomic stretch:
- the dapB gene encoding 4-hydroxy-tetrahydrodipicolinate reductase — protein sequence MKPIKILVNGAFGRMGQMTVKAISTHPRLELVGQTGREYDLKKSIRDSRAQVVIDFTHPESVFKNTSDIIETGARPVIGTSGLTGAQIRALQDQCAKLKLGGIIAPNFSLGAVLMMKYAKEIVKHIPHVEIIEMHHDNKADSPSGTALRSAEMLEQAAIDVNQPVKTSRETVPGARGAQYHGIPIHAVRLPGFLAHQQIIFGNTGETLTLRHDSLDRQCFMPGVCLACEKVMDIDHLIYGLEEIL from the coding sequence ATGAAACCCATCAAAATACTTGTTAATGGCGCGTTCGGCCGCATGGGCCAGATGACCGTCAAAGCGATCAGCACTCATCCCCGTTTAGAACTGGTCGGCCAGACCGGCCGTGAATATGATTTAAAAAAATCGATACGTGACAGTCGCGCTCAAGTCGTGATTGACTTCACGCATCCGGAATCCGTATTCAAAAACACCAGTGACATTATAGAAACCGGCGCACGCCCGGTAATCGGCACCAGCGGCCTGACCGGCGCCCAAATCCGCGCGCTGCAAGACCAGTGCGCAAAATTGAAATTAGGCGGAATCATCGCGCCCAATTTTTCGCTGGGCGCTGTATTGATGATGAAATACGCGAAAGAAATCGTAAAGCACATTCCCCATGTTGAAATCATTGAAATGCATCATGACAACAAGGCTGACAGTCCCTCGGGAACCGCGCTACGTTCCGCCGAGATGCTGGAACAGGCGGCGATAGACGTAAACCAGCCCGTCAAGACATCACGCGAAACCGTGCCGGGAGCACGCGGCGCGCAATATCACGGCATCCCGATTCACGCCGTCAGGCTGCCCGGGTTTTTGGCGCACCAGCAAATCATTTTCGGAAACACCGGCGAAACACTGACTCTGCGTCATGACAGCCTGGACCGGCAATGTTTTATGCCCGGCGTCTGCCTTGCCTGCGAAAAAGTCATGGATATTGACCACCTGATATACGGCCTTGAAGAAATCCTTTGA
- the bcp gene encoding thioredoxin-dependent thiol peroxidase, which yields MALKIGDPAPEFTLATDIEGKEVTLADLRGKKVVLFFYPKDSTPGCTKESCDFRDQFDTFKQRKVEVLGISRDSTKSHARFREKYALPFTLLADTNGDVCESYGVINKKSLFGKTFLGIQRSTFLIDEAGIIRAIWRKVKVPGHVEQVLDELK from the coding sequence ATGGCTCTGAAAATTGGCGATCCAGCGCCGGAATTTACGCTGGCAACAGATATTGAAGGCAAGGAAGTGACACTAGCTGACCTGCGCGGCAAAAAAGTGGTGCTCTTTTTTTATCCCAAAGACAGTACTCCCGGCTGCACAAAAGAATCCTGCGACTTTCGCGACCAGTTTGATACATTCAAGCAGCGGAAAGTGGAAGTCCTTGGCATATCCAGGGACAGCACCAAAAGCCATGCCCGGTTCAGGGAAAAGTACGCGCTGCCCTTCACACTTCTGGCTGATACCAACGGGGACGTATGCGAATCCTATGGTGTCATCAATAAAAAAAGCCTGTTTGGAAAAACCTTTTTAGGCATACAGCGATCAACGTTTCTTATTGATGAAGCGGGCATCATTCGCGCGATCTGGCGCAAGGTCAAGGTCCCCGGACATGTGGAGCAAGTATTAGATGAACTCAAATAA
- the proS gene encoding proline--tRNA ligase, giving the protein MNSNKAVKTAITPTREQNYPEWYQQIIKAADLAEVSPVRGCMIIKPWGFAIWENMQRVLDDAFKATGHKNLYFPLMIPLSFMQKEAEHIEGFAKECAVVTHHRLAKDEEGKLIPASPLEEPYILRPTSETIIGDAFSRWIQSYRDLPLLINQWANVVRWELRTRMFLRTTEFLWQEGHTVHATAEEAMQESRLMLDVYARFAEEYMAMPVVKGEKSASERFPGAVNTYCIEAMMQDKKALQAGTSHFLGQHFSRGFNIKYLSAAGKEEFAWTTSWGVSTRLIGGLIMAHSDDNGLVLPPKLAPSHIVILPVIHKEEDRANILAYCQQLADELRDMHYHGRRLGVEIDTRELPGGEKSWSWVKKGVPIRLEIGNKEYSANSVFMGRRDRDYKDRKTLSRQEFLHLVKAELDDIQAHLLLRAQEFHNGNTVTINSRDEFYDFFSGSGGFALAHWNGRAETEAQVKQDLSVTLRCIPFDNHSGPGQCIFTGEPSPQRVIFAKAY; this is encoded by the coding sequence ATGAACTCAAATAAAGCTGTTAAAACGGCTATCACGCCTACCCGCGAACAAAATTATCCTGAATGGTATCAGCAAATCATCAAAGCCGCTGACCTGGCGGAAGTATCGCCGGTGCGCGGATGCATGATCATCAAGCCCTGGGGCTTTGCCATCTGGGAAAACATGCAGCGAGTACTGGACGACGCATTCAAGGCAACAGGGCATAAAAATTTATACTTCCCACTGATGATCCCTCTGAGCTTTATGCAAAAGGAAGCCGAGCATATCGAAGGGTTTGCGAAGGAATGCGCCGTCGTCACCCATCACCGCCTCGCGAAAGATGAAGAAGGCAAACTGATTCCCGCGAGCCCGCTGGAAGAACCCTACATCTTGCGCCCCACATCGGAAACGATCATCGGCGATGCATTTTCCCGCTGGATACAGTCTTACCGTGACCTTCCGCTGCTCATCAATCAATGGGCCAATGTGGTGCGCTGGGAGTTGCGCACCCGCATGTTTCTGCGCACCACGGAATTTCTCTGGCAGGAAGGGCACACGGTCCACGCGACCGCCGAAGAAGCCATGCAGGAGTCCCGTCTCATGCTGGATGTCTATGCGCGGTTCGCGGAAGAATACATGGCCATGCCAGTCGTAAAAGGGGAAAAAAGCGCGAGTGAACGCTTTCCGGGCGCGGTCAACACTTATTGCATAGAAGCCATGATGCAAGACAAAAAAGCCTTGCAAGCCGGCACCTCGCATTTCCTGGGCCAGCATTTTTCACGCGGCTTCAATATCAAATACCTGAGCGCCGCCGGCAAAGAAGAATTTGCCTGGACCACATCATGGGGTGTTTCCACCAGACTGATAGGCGGGCTTATCATGGCTCACAGCGATGACAACGGCTTAGTGCTTCCACCCAAGCTCGCGCCCTCCCATATTGTCATCCTGCCTGTCATACACAAAGAGGAAGACCGCGCGAACATTCTCGCCTACTGCCAGCAGCTGGCGGATGAATTGCGGGACATGCATTACCACGGACGCAGGCTGGGCGTGGAAATTGACACCCGGGAATTGCCCGGCGGTGAAAAAAGCTGGAGCTGGGTCAAGAAAGGCGTTCCCATCCGCCTTGAAATCGGCAACAAGGAATACTCCGCCAATTCAGTATTCATGGGACGGCGCGACCGCGACTATAAAGACCGAAAAACACTTTCCCGTCAGGAATTCCTGCATCTCGTCAAGGCAGAACTCGATGACATTCAGGCGCACTTGCTGCTACGTGCCCAGGAATTTCACAATGGCAATACAGTCACCATTAACAGCCGGGATGAGTTCTATGACTTCTTCTCGGGAAGCGGCGGTTTTGCGCTGGCGCACTGGAACGGGCGCGCTGAAACAGAAGCCCAGGTAAAACAGGATTTAAGCGTGACCTTGCGCTGCATCCCGTTTGACAATCATTCCGGTCCTGGTCAGTGCATATTCACTGGCGAACCCAGTCCGCAAAGAGTCATCTTTGCCAAGGCATACTAG
- the ptsP gene encoding phosphoenolpyruvate--protein phosphotransferase, translated as MLTILRHIIQEVTSAQSFSDALEIMVKRIANALATQACSIFLLDRHHGEYVLVATQGLNPKAVNKIRVPINKGLIGLVGEREEPINIDDATKHPRFLHVAEAGEEAYRAFLGTPVIYHRQVLGVLIVQQEEPRRYDESEEAFLVTLATQLAAIIAHAEATGALAELMENSKGKRHDLVYSGVPGAPGIGMGTGVVIYPPYDLDSVPDREPDNIEAEIELLDAAFATVREDLRQLSERLYPTLPSEERALFDVYQRILDSADLGKEVADNIRAGNWAQGALRQSIQTHVRRLESLDNEYMRERAVDIKDLGLRVLACLQKNNRITPQYSEKTILIGEALAPTDLAEVPEGCLAGVVSASGSGNSHVAILARAMKVPTVMGVGEAQIHDLQGKEIIVDGYYGQVHVSPGLSLRTEFERLIQEEKKLDAELDEIRDLPAVTKDGQRIGLLVNTGLGADISISLAAGAEGVGLYRTEIPFLMRDRFPSGEEQRIIYRQLLASFAPRPVILRTLDVGGDKPLPYFPIKEDNPFLGWRGIRITLDHPEIFLSQIRAMMRASEGLNNMRVMLPMITDVTEVDEALRLLKKAYAEVRDEGYDIEMPQIGVMIEVPSAVYQARALAKRVDFLSVGSNDLTQYLLAVDRNNPRVANLYDALHPAVLRALIQIVESGHQEGKHISICGELAGDPVAVMLLIAIGFDSLSMNASSVGRIRWVIRHVTKKKSAKLLHEVLSMESAVMIRCHMELALERAGLGNLIRAGR; from the coding sequence ATGCTGACGATTTTGCGCCATATTATCCAGGAGGTGACCAGCGCCCAGAGCTTCAGCGACGCGCTTGAAATCATGGTAAAGCGCATCGCTAACGCCCTTGCGACGCAAGCCTGTTCTATCTTTTTGCTGGATAGGCATCATGGCGAGTATGTGCTGGTTGCGACCCAGGGGTTGAATCCGAAAGCGGTGAACAAAATACGCGTTCCCATCAACAAGGGATTGATCGGTCTTGTGGGTGAACGCGAAGAACCTATCAATATCGATGACGCCACCAAGCACCCCCGCTTTTTGCATGTCGCTGAAGCGGGAGAAGAAGCATACCGTGCGTTCCTCGGCACGCCGGTCATTTATCATCGCCAGGTACTGGGGGTGTTGATTGTCCAGCAAGAGGAACCCCGGCGTTATGATGAATCAGAAGAAGCATTTCTCGTCACGCTCGCCACGCAGCTGGCTGCCATCATCGCTCACGCTGAAGCGACGGGCGCTCTCGCTGAGCTCATGGAAAATTCAAAAGGCAAGCGTCACGATCTTGTCTATTCCGGCGTGCCCGGCGCTCCCGGCATCGGTATGGGGACAGGGGTGGTCATTTATCCGCCGTACGATCTGGATTCAGTGCCTGATCGTGAACCCGACAATATTGAAGCGGAAATCGAATTGCTGGATGCGGCTTTCGCGACGGTGCGTGAAGATTTGCGGCAGTTGAGCGAGCGTTTGTATCCCACCCTGCCTTCAGAAGAACGAGCCTTGTTTGACGTTTATCAGCGCATTCTGGACAGTGCCGATCTGGGCAAGGAAGTGGCTGACAACATTCGCGCGGGAAACTGGGCGCAAGGCGCGCTGCGGCAATCCATACAAACGCATGTGCGTCGTCTCGAAAGTCTGGACAATGAATATATGCGCGAGAGGGCGGTGGATATTAAAGATCTGGGGTTGAGGGTGCTGGCCTGCCTGCAGAAAAATAATCGTATTACGCCTCAGTATTCAGAAAAAACCATTCTGATTGGTGAAGCGCTTGCGCCGACTGATTTGGCGGAAGTGCCGGAAGGATGTCTTGCCGGAGTGGTATCTGCAAGCGGTTCGGGAAATTCCCATGTCGCCATTCTGGCGCGCGCCATGAAAGTGCCGACAGTCATGGGGGTGGGCGAAGCCCAGATTCATGACTTGCAGGGCAAGGAAATCATTGTTGATGGTTATTATGGCCAGGTACATGTTTCTCCTGGGCTGTCATTGCGCACCGAATTTGAGCGCCTGATCCAGGAAGAAAAAAAACTTGACGCGGAACTGGATGAAATCCGTGATTTGCCGGCGGTGACCAAGGACGGGCAGCGCATCGGGCTGTTGGTCAATACGGGATTGGGTGCGGATATCAGTATATCGCTGGCTGCCGGCGCGGAAGGGGTGGGTTTGTACCGCACGGAAATTCCGTTTTTAATGCGCGATCGCTTCCCGTCAGGTGAAGAGCAGCGCATTATTTACCGCCAGCTTCTGGCTTCGTTTGCTCCGCGCCCGGTGATTCTTAGGACGCTGGATGTGGGCGGAGACAAGCCGCTGCCTTATTTCCCGATCAAGGAAGATAATCCGTTCCTGGGGTGGCGCGGCATACGCATAACCCTGGATCATCCGGAAATCTTTTTGTCACAAATCCGCGCCATGATGCGGGCCAGCGAAGGTCTGAACAACATGCGAGTCATGCTGCCCATGATCACGGATGTCACCGAAGTGGATGAGGCGTTACGCCTGTTGAAGAAAGCTTATGCGGAAGTGAGAGACGAGGGTTACGATATAGAAATGCCTCAGATAGGCGTGATGATTGAAGTGCCTTCGGCGGTGTATCAGGCGAGAGCGCTCGCGAAGCGGGTTGATTTTCTCTCGGTGGGAAGCAATGATTTGACCCAGTATCTCCTGGCGGTCGACAGAAATAACCCGCGTGTCGCAAATCTTTATGACGCGCTGCATCCCGCCGTACTGAGAGCTTTGATACAAATAGTGGAAAGCGGGCATCAGGAAGGAAAACACATCAGCATTTGCGGTGAGCTCGCCGGCGATCCTGTGGCGGTGATGCTGCTGATAGCCATCGGATTCGATTCGCTTAGCATGAATGCGTCTTCGGTGGGCCGCATACGCTGGGTCATCCGGCATGTCACCAAGAAAAAATCGGCGAAATTATTACACGAGGTATTGAGTATGGAGAGTGCGGTCATGATTCGGTGTCACATGGAGCTCGCCTTGGAGCGGGCCGGACTGGGTAATCTGATTCGGGCGGGAAGATAA
- a CDS encoding ABC transporter ATP-binding protein, with protein sequence MLTASRLTLTMGNRKLCQSLNLQLRAGEVWGILGPNGCGKTTLLHALCGLRPVTCGEIRLGGQLLNQLPVKTIARSIGLLFQDITVVFPQTVWDYCRAARYPHLPFLKQESAADIQIISEALRTMELQSHTRRRVTQLSGGEQRRLAIAALLAQTPAIYFLDEPANHLDVRYQGLVFGHFRRLADTNNAVVMMSLHDANLAQHYCDHVLLMYPDGETMQGKILDMLTPEHLTRLYRHPIDSIHHGDMIYWQPRPGC encoded by the coding sequence ATGCTGACAGCCTCGCGCCTCACCCTCACCATGGGGAACAGAAAACTTTGTCAATCGCTCAATCTTCAATTACGTGCCGGCGAGGTTTGGGGTATTTTAGGGCCTAATGGCTGCGGTAAAACCACGTTATTGCACGCGCTATGCGGCTTGCGGCCGGTTACCTGCGGAGAAATCAGACTGGGTGGTCAATTATTGAACCAGCTTCCGGTCAAAACCATTGCCCGCTCCATCGGATTGCTGTTCCAGGATATTACCGTTGTGTTCCCCCAAACAGTCTGGGATTATTGCCGCGCGGCGCGCTATCCGCATCTTCCATTCCTGAAACAGGAAAGCGCGGCAGATATTCAAATTATCAGCGAAGCACTGCGAACCATGGAGCTGCAATCCCACACTCGCCGCCGTGTTACGCAATTATCCGGCGGCGAGCAAAGACGCCTCGCCATCGCCGCCCTGCTGGCCCAGACACCCGCGATCTATTTTCTCGATGAACCCGCCAATCACCTTGACGTGCGCTATCAAGGCCTGGTCTTTGGTCATTTTCGCCGTCTGGCAGACACAAACAACGCCGTTGTCATGATGTCACTGCACGATGCCAATCTCGCCCAGCATTACTGCGACCATGTCTTGCTGATGTACCCTGACGGCGAAACCATGCAGGGAAAGATTCTTGACATGCTGACACCGGAACATTTGACTCGTCTTTACCGGCATCCAATAGACTCCATTCATCATGGGGATATGATATATTGGCAGCCCAGGCCTGGTTGCTGA
- a CDS encoding 23S rRNA (adenine(2030)-N(6))-methyltransferase RlmJ — MNYRHSYHAGSFTDVVKHVILTALITSLYRKDTPFCYIDTHAGTGYYDLFSEFSKKTREYEGGIEKVIQQENPPPLVKRYLDCVHQVNNRLTASRFSSLRYYPGSPMIARCLSRAHDRIIACELQPQEYQALKSAFAGDKQVAVHHTDGFVGLKAFLPPRERRGIVLIDPPYEDPDEFTRIAHSLSYAIKRWETGIYAIWYPIKDKSSIEHYYRALKAAVSLPIFIIELTIYPDLPQHLNGCGLTVINPPWQFPESMKEILPWLWKTLTINSQGAYHTAMLK; from the coding sequence ATGAATTATCGGCATTCTTACCATGCGGGCAGCTTCACGGATGTAGTCAAACACGTCATTCTCACCGCGCTCATCACTTCTCTCTACCGCAAGGACACGCCTTTTTGCTACATCGATACACACGCCGGCACAGGATATTATGATCTGTTTTCGGAATTTTCCAAAAAAACCAGGGAATATGAAGGCGGCATAGAAAAAGTGATACAACAGGAAAATCCACCGCCGCTGGTCAAACGCTATCTGGACTGCGTGCATCAAGTCAATAACCGTCTGACTGCCTCGCGGTTTTCTTCCCTGCGCTATTACCCAGGCTCACCCATGATCGCGCGCTGTCTCTCGCGCGCGCATGACCGCATTATCGCCTGTGAATTGCAGCCTCAGGAATATCAGGCGCTCAAGTCCGCTTTCGCGGGCGACAAACAAGTGGCTGTGCACCATACAGACGGGTTTGTCGGACTCAAGGCGTTTTTGCCTCCGCGGGAACGCCGCGGAATTGTGCTCATTGACCCTCCTTATGAAGATCCTGATGAATTTACCCGTATCGCACACTCGCTGTCTTACGCGATAAAACGCTGGGAAACCGGCATTTACGCCATCTGGTATCCGATCAAGGACAAATCCTCCATCGAACATTATTACCGCGCGCTGAAAGCCGCCGTCAGTCTGCCAATTTTTATAATAGAATTAACAATTTACCCAGATTTGCCGCAACACTTGAACGGCTGCGGCCTGACGGTCATCAATCCGCCCTGGCAATTCCCCGAATCCATGAAAGAAATTCTCCCCTGGCTATGGAAAACCTTAACAATCAACAGCCAAGGCGCATATCACACCGCAATGCTGAAATAA
- the rppH gene encoding RNA pyrophosphohydrolase, protein MIDKAGYRYGVGIILVNGNRQVFFAKRIGMLAWQFPQGGMKEDETPEQTMYRELKEEVGLNPEDVEVLATTRRWLRYRLPNRLVRHYAKPLCIGQKQKWFLLRLSNQDAKIDLQANNDPEFDSWAWVSYWYPLRQVVTFKRRVYVMALKEFAKIVLSKRFWNQDSSSRLAGGETEAK, encoded by the coding sequence GTGATTGATAAAGCTGGCTACAGGTATGGTGTGGGGATCATTCTGGTTAATGGTAACCGTCAGGTTTTTTTTGCCAAGCGCATAGGCATGCTTGCCTGGCAGTTTCCCCAGGGCGGCATGAAGGAAGACGAGACGCCTGAGCAGACCATGTACCGGGAGTTAAAAGAAGAAGTGGGTCTGAATCCGGAAGATGTTGAAGTCCTCGCCACGACCAGGCGCTGGCTGCGATATCGGCTGCCAAACCGTCTGGTGCGGCATTACGCAAAACCTTTATGTATCGGGCAAAAGCAGAAATGGTTTTTGCTGCGCTTGTCCAACCAGGATGCAAAAATTGATTTGCAGGCTAACAATGATCCGGAGTTTGATTCCTGGGCCTGGGTCTCATACTGGTATCCGTTGCGTCAGGTGGTGACATTCAAGCGGCGGGTTTATGTGATGGCGCTGAAAGAGTTTGCCAAAATTGTTTTATCGAAACGGTTTTGGAATCAGGACAGCAGCAGCCGGTTGGCTGGCGGCGAGACAGAGGCGAAATAA
- a CDS encoding thymidylate synthase — MRQYLEYLQYILDHGTSKVDRTGVGTLSVFGYQMRFDLREGYPLVTTKKLHTKSIFHELLWFLRGDTNIEYLRQNGVSIWNEWADANGDLGPVYGKQWRRWQAYDGRVIDQMSELVQQIKQNPDSRRLIVSAWNVGELDKMALPPCHLLFQFYVANRELSCQLYQRSADSFLGVPFNIASYSLLTHMIAQQCDLEVGDFVWTGGDCHIYLNHLEQVRLQLTRAPYPLPQLRFVRRPPSLFDYAFDDIEILNYQAHPHIKGTVAV, encoded by the coding sequence ATGAGGCAATATCTCGAATATTTGCAGTATATTCTCGATCATGGTACGAGCAAGGTCGATCGTACCGGTGTGGGGACACTGAGTGTTTTTGGCTATCAGATGCGGTTTGATCTGAGAGAAGGATACCCTTTGGTCACGACGAAAAAACTTCACACTAAAAGCATCTTCCATGAATTGTTATGGTTTTTGCGCGGTGACACCAATATTGAGTATTTGCGGCAAAACGGTGTGAGCATCTGGAATGAATGGGCGGATGCAAATGGCGACCTGGGGCCGGTTTATGGCAAGCAATGGCGCCGCTGGCAGGCATACGACGGCCGCGTAATTGATCAAATGAGTGAATTGGTGCAGCAGATCAAGCAGAATCCCGACTCCAGGCGTCTGATTGTGAGCGCCTGGAATGTGGGTGAACTGGATAAGATGGCTTTGCCCCCCTGTCATCTCCTGTTCCAGTTTTATGTTGCAAACCGGGAGCTGTCCTGCCAGTTATATCAGCGTTCCGCCGACTCGTTTCTGGGCGTTCCTTTTAATATCGCCTCATATTCCTTGTTGACTCATATGATTGCGCAGCAATGCGATCTCGAGGTGGGAGATTTTGTCTGGACAGGCGGTGATTGTCACATTTACCTCAATCATCTCGAACAGGTGCGGCTGCAACTGACCCGCGCGCCTTATCCGCTGCCTCAGCTGCGATTTGTGCGCCGCCCGCCATCGCTGTTTGATTATGCCTTTGACGATATAGAGATTCTGAACTATCAGGCGCACCCGCACATCAAGGGCACGGTGGCGGTGTAA
- a CDS encoding FecCD family ABC transporter permease, with product MLSRSRLIFLVVSLVLSTILLSLSKGSTSIPIYQLLFSENNQFSTIFLQLRLPRTAAAFVCGGLLALSGSLMQLLLQNPLADPYVLGISGGAALFTLIMMSLGAGTFGILGGAWFGSLLTIAIILLLSRKHRWQTNTLLLSGIAIACGFSACINFILLVSPASRLHSMLFWLSGDLNDARFPWTGLLVLSIGLPVCLLLAPGLNILGRGEQQARALGLPSEKYRLALYLLSSLFTAAAVTLAGCVGFIGLIIPHLTRMISGYDHRITLPVSTLLGGSFLTLTDTCARTWLAPQQIPVGILMALLGVPLFIWLLQRQSC from the coding sequence ATGCTATCCAGGTCCCGTCTTATTTTTTTGGTCGTCAGCTTGGTTTTATCGACGATTTTACTATCCTTATCTAAAGGTAGTACGTCTATCCCGATCTATCAACTTTTGTTTAGTGAAAACAATCAGTTTAGTACGATTTTTTTACAGCTTCGCCTCCCCAGGACCGCGGCCGCCTTTGTATGCGGCGGCCTGCTTGCCCTTTCAGGCAGCCTGATGCAATTATTACTGCAAAACCCCCTGGCCGACCCTTACGTACTGGGAATATCAGGCGGTGCCGCACTTTTCACCCTGATCATGATGTCGCTGGGCGCCGGTACTTTCGGCATACTGGGCGGCGCCTGGTTTGGCAGCCTCCTCACGATCGCCATTATTCTGCTGCTGTCCCGCAAGCACCGCTGGCAGACAAATACCTTGCTGCTTTCAGGTATTGCGATTGCCTGCGGATTTTCCGCCTGCATCAATTTCATTCTCCTCGTGAGTCCCGCGTCCCGTCTCCACAGTATGCTTTTCTGGCTGTCCGGCGATTTGAATGACGCGCGCTTTCCCTGGACCGGACTTTTGGTGTTGTCCATAGGCCTGCCCGTCTGCCTGCTGCTTGCTCCGGGACTGAATATCCTCGGCCGTGGAGAACAGCAAGCCCGCGCTCTGGGTCTTCCCAGCGAAAAATATCGCCTTGCGCTTTATCTGCTGAGTTCGCTGTTTACAGCTGCGGCAGTCACATTGGCTGGCTGTGTAGGCTTTATAGGATTGATCATCCCTCATCTGACGCGCATGATCAGTGGATATGACCATCGCATCACACTACCCGTCTCTACGCTGCTTGGGGGAAGTTTTCTCACACTCACGGACACTTGCGCGCGCACCTGGCTTGCCCCGCAGCAAATCCCGGTCGGGATTTTAATGGCGTTGCTGGGCGTGCCGCTGTTTATCTGGTTATTACAGAGACAATCATGCTGA
- the lgt gene encoding prolipoprotein diacylglyceryl transferase, with amino-acid sequence MLTYPAIDPVAFHIASWPVYWYGLMYLIGFLAGWALLSLRTRYSPRGFTQDQVSDIAFYTALGAIIGGRLGYMFFYDWKVLFSDPLLIFQTWKGGMSFHGGLLGVLIAMMLFARKAKKPFLALTDFIAPVVPIGLGAGRIGNFINGELWGRITDVSWGMIFPHGGPLPRHPSQLYEFSMEGVLLFLILFVYSWKPRPLGAVSGLFALFYGLFRCIAEFFREPDAQIGYLFGGMTEGQLLSIPLILAGLLLLLWSYKKGKMVT; translated from the coding sequence ATGTTGACGTATCCGGCAATCGATCCCGTCGCGTTTCATATCGCCTCCTGGCCTGTGTATTGGTACGGCCTCATGTATCTGATTGGTTTTCTGGCCGGCTGGGCGCTGCTTTCCCTGCGTACCCGTTATTCGCCGCGAGGTTTTACACAAGACCAGGTTTCGGATATCGCGTTTTATACCGCGTTGGGCGCTATCATCGGCGGCCGCCTGGGTTATATGTTTTTTTATGACTGGAAGGTTTTGTTTTCAGATCCGCTGTTGATTTTTCAAACCTGGAAAGGCGGCATGTCATTTCATGGCGGACTGCTCGGCGTCCTGATCGCGATGATGTTGTTCGCCCGCAAGGCGAAGAAGCCTTTTTTGGCGCTAACGGACTTTATTGCTCCTGTTGTGCCCATCGGATTGGGTGCGGGACGCATTGGCAATTTTATCAACGGCGAATTATGGGGCCGGATCACGGACGTCTCGTGGGGAATGATTTTCCCTCATGGCGGTCCCTTGCCGCGTCATCCCTCCCAGTTGTACGAATTTTCCATGGAGGGAGTGCTGCTGTTTCTTATCCTGTTTGTCTATTCCTGGAAGCCGCGTCCCTTGGGGGCGGTTTCCGGATTGTTTGCCTTGTTTTATGGCTTGTTCCGTTGCATAGCCGAATTTTTTCGCGAGCCCGATGCGCAAATCGGTTATCTTTTTGGCGGGATGACTGAGGGTCAGCTGCTTTCCATCCCGCTGATTCTGGCGGGTTTACTCCTGCTTTTGTGGTCTTACAAGAAAGGAAAAATGGTGACATGA
- the murI gene encoding glutamate racemase produces MKPNHASTQPIGIFDSGIGGLTVAHAIVRYLPKENIIYFGDTAHLPYGDKSTAAIQAYSVKIAHMLLQQECKLILIACNSASAAAYELVKEYIGSKALVTNVIDPTVRLLKEKYASRHIGLIGTRQTVNSHIYKKKIDELNLNIRLSSHATNLLASAIEEFGDHQVLDSLLRVYLSHPNLRNIDALVLACTHYPVIKNKILEQYVSSNHNTIDIIDSSDIVAQAVKKQLETHNLLNANGVCSKHFYVSDYTESFAANARLFFGEEITLEHYPLWD; encoded by the coding sequence ATGAAACCCAACCATGCATCCACGCAGCCCATAGGCATTTTTGACAGCGGCATAGGCGGACTCACCGTCGCTCACGCCATCGTCCGTTATCTGCCAAAAGAAAATATCATTTATTTTGGCGATACCGCACATTTGCCTTACGGCGACAAATCCACAGCGGCCATACAGGCTTATTCTGTCAAAATTGCGCATATGTTGCTGCAGCAGGAATGCAAGCTCATACTGATTGCCTGCAATTCGGCTTCCGCGGCCGCATATGAATTAGTCAAGGAGTACATTGGCAGCAAGGCACTGGTCACGAATGTCATAGACCCGACTGTCAGGCTGTTAAAAGAAAAATACGCATCCAGGCACATTGGCCTCATCGGTACCCGGCAGACCGTAAATTCACATATTTACAAGAAAAAAATTGATGAATTGAACCTGAACATCCGGCTGTCATCCCACGCCACCAACTTGCTGGCGTCAGCCATTGAAGAATTTGGCGATCACCAGGTGCTGGATTCACTGCTGCGCGTTTACCTGTCTCATCCCAATCTGCGGAATATTGACGCATTGGTCCTGGCCTGCACACATTATCCGGTTATTAAAAACAAGATACTGGAACAGTATGTTTCCTCCAACCACAACACCATCGATATCATCGACTCTTCCGATATTGTCGCGCAGGCGGTCAAAAAACAGCTGGAAACGCATAACCTGCTTAACGCCAACGGCGTCTGTTCAAAACATTTTTACGTCTCTGACTATACGGAATCATTCGCGGCGAATGCCCGCTTGTTTTTTGGCGAGGAAATTACCTTAGAACATTATCCGCTTTGGGATTGA